In Treponema denticola, one genomic interval encodes:
- a CDS encoding galactokinase gives MQKIVTFHIDEYGDDPEVCAASPGRFHLLGEHTWFAQGNTLSMSINHYLYACASRRNDNNFRLFSISLNERKKISSSGLRYKREDRWANSVKAVISAFNDFGYRISGLNFTILSEIPADAGLGTPNALKTATALILRKMFAPKLAKSDLVDILEHANIQHLNTYAHRADILCALFAKSNHCVRTDHRKKTADIYPFPMDGHSIILTDSRVPRIIAREELTARLDECIEAYELVKKQPDMPKNMMHLTEKMLEEIDIPESVRRRVTYIIRESLSVDEAVDALKRKDNIMLSRILNRSHDGLRDRFEISCPELDWLVKRSLEFIEPSVSNLVCSRMTGKGFGGCTYTILRDQDAKAYIEKVGDYERIFGFKPLIYRAKPAGCARIF, from the coding sequence ATGCAAAAAATAGTTACATTTCATATTGACGAATATGGGGACGACCCTGAAGTATGTGCTGCCTCTCCCGGCCGATTTCATCTTCTGGGGGAGCATACATGGTTTGCTCAAGGGAATACCCTATCGATGAGTATAAATCATTATTTGTATGCTTGTGCTTCTAGGAGAAATGACAATAACTTTAGGTTGTTTTCTATATCCCTTAACGAGCGGAAAAAAATATCTTCTTCAGGTTTAAGGTATAAGCGTGAAGATAGATGGGCTAATTCGGTCAAGGCCGTTATTTCAGCCTTTAATGATTTCGGTTATCGTATTTCGGGTTTAAATTTTACAATCTTATCCGAAATACCTGCCGATGCAGGATTAGGTACTCCAAATGCCCTTAAAACGGCAACGGCCCTTATATTGAGGAAGATGTTTGCTCCAAAACTTGCAAAAAGCGACTTGGTTGATATCCTTGAGCATGCAAATATCCAGCACTTAAACACCTATGCCCACCGAGCCGATATTCTGTGTGCCCTTTTTGCAAAATCAAATCACTGTGTGCGTACCGACCATCGAAAAAAAACAGCGGATATTTATCCTTTTCCTATGGACGGTCATTCAATTATATTAACGGATTCGCGTGTTCCCCGTATAATTGCTCGAGAAGAGTTGACGGCCCGTCTGGATGAATGTATAGAAGCTTATGAATTGGTAAAAAAACAGCCGGATATGCCGAAAAATATGATGCATTTGACCGAAAAAATGCTTGAAGAGATCGATATCCCCGAATCTGTCCGCAGAAGGGTAACTTATATTATAAGAGAGTCTTTGAGTGTAGATGAGGCTGTGGATGCCTTAAAGCGTAAAGACAATATAATGCTTTCACGCATTTTAAACCGCTCTCATGACGGGCTTAGAGACCGATTTGAAATTTCATGTCCTGAGTTGGACTGGCTTGTAAAGCGTTCTCTGGAATTTATAGAGCCTTCAGTATCTAATTTGGTTTGTTCCCGTATGACGGGAAAGGGCTTCGGCGGATGTACTTATACAATTTTGCGGGATCAAGATGCAAAAGCCTATATTGAAAAAGTCGGCGATTATGAAAGAATCTTTGGGTTTAAGCCTTTGATATACAGGGCAAAACCGGCGGGCTGTGCAAGAATTTTTTAA